AATATTCACAACGCACACCAAAGATCGTCTGTGCTTGGGCGCGAGTCTTCCCCCTCCGGACGGCAAGGAGTATCGACGATGTTACGTGTACGACTATACAGACATGAATGATTTCAGACGGCCATGATACCGCATAAAGATCACGTCCACTCTCGCGGCTTCGCTTCATGGGAGGTTGAGCGATGCCAGAAGGGCTGGTCTGTATGAGCTGATGTGATATAACTCTTATACTTTTGTAATTACTAATCCTTCGTGCGTCGGTAGCAGTTTCCTGCCTCCGACCCCTATCTTTCTTCGATGCGCTATATGTATCTAGAATAGAAATAGTCAAATTTCAACGCTTGTGTAGATTGTAGAACGTGAATAAGCGCTTGGGCATATTCATATGATTCAAACATTGCCATCTCTGGATTCGCGAGTGTACTAAAACCAGTACATATTCAAGATATCTACGTGCTATGGACAGTTAAGACAGGACGCTGAGAAGAAAGGTCACCAGCATAGTTTCACATCCGACTAAGGAAAAGGTGGTACACCGCTCTTCTGCCGTTTCGGAATAAAAAAGATACAGAAAACCGAACAATCAAGACAACTTCATTTTCCGCGCTCCTCTATCGTCTACCGGGGGTTGTTGATGTAGTCGACGAGGTTCTCGACAACGGTTGCAGCGTTGGTGGTCTGAACGGCCTCGCCATGATGGGCCACCATGACGCAAGAGACGGccttgacgacgacgataCCCTCTTTGCCCTATAGTGACCACTGTTAGCATTCGCTATTTTCCCAATCGTAACCTCGAAGATCGATAAATTGTATATGACGTTGTATTGGTTACCTTCTTGCCGTAGAGACTGCGATCATCAGCCTTGATGGCGACGAACTTGTCTCCTCCGACCACGAAACCGGTTTCGAAAGCACTGCCAGGCTTGTCGAAAGCAGCCTTCAGCCCGGCAATTTCCTCCTTCGAGATCTATAGAGAGGCGAGAAAGTTATTGATGTGCTCAGGATAGTGTTTGTTTCCGTGGACATTGCCAGGAATTGGGCCGCAGCTCCGCCAAATGGGATGTCTATGTCGGAACGTTCTTCATACCTGGAAAGTAGGGGACTGGGCCTCGACGTCGGAGAAGTCGTAGCTCAGAATGGCGGCCTTGTCAAACTGGCCGGAGCCCATCAAACTGGTAGATTTGGCTCTGGTCAGAAAAAAAGCGGACGAAAAAGATTGATGATACAGCGAAGGCGGGGTAGAGGTGGGATTGTACGATACCTGGAATCAACATATCCTGTTCGGTAGAATTCAGGCGTTAGCTTTGCTTTATCTTCTGCGATCGCCATAGACAATTGCAGATCCTGCTAAAGTTTATAACGACATGCCCAACCAAATAGCCGTACCTTGCCAAACTGCCGAGTGCTGACCCATGTTGGCGTTCGTGTAAACAAATTAACGGGATGGAGCGGATAAGGGGAAGCTATATTGCTCGAGTCGTTAGCTAAGACAAGCCAAGAGAGATGGACTAGCAGGGATTAGAGCTGactgaaagaaaagggagaaaTTGACAAGAAGTCAACAACAAAAagttggagatgatgatggtgattgtgggttgaggaggggaagagagtACAAGGTGATGATATTTAGAGTGGTGGGTGAGAGAGACAGCAACGACAAGCTAAGTAGGTAAAGTCAGGTAAAGGTGGGGTGGGCTATCCGTCTGGGAGGCAACGCCCCGCcatttcttcttcgtgaCGGTAATACTGAGAGTCAGCTCCCTAGTCACGCAGTGACAGCTGATTCCATTGCTCAGTATCGTAATATTATCCAAGGTCTCATTCTATAACCTGTCAATATATTAACCCTCCAAGTGTACACTGGTACTATCTGATGTCTTCATCCTGTCACTTTTAGCATATTGTATCACAACGGCTCTAGTTTGAAAGGCAGCCACCTTAGTTGGCGATAGTTGCTAGGCTATTCTGCTGCTTTGTCTAAGTATGTGCAAGTCTCCTTTCTAGAGTTCCACTTTGAACAGAAACCTAGCAACGCCCACCGATCAACGGAGTTTGTCTTTTGGTCTTCCCACTATTTCTGGCTGTCATCAACAGGGTATTCTTCACCGCCTGTTCTGGTGTGAACTGTTTTAGTCTCGTCGATGTATGCGCCCGACTCTCATCATATTGAAGCGTTGCTCGGCACCTGTCGGCCTAAGTACTCAATATCTTCGTCTCACGGGGTCATAGATCCGTAGGGAGCACGTGCCTGTCCTCTTCTGTACAACAGTCAGCCAGTCACGCGGCGATCATGTGTCTCTTTTTGCTTTGGGATgcttactctgtactctTCAATAACCTACTTGGACTCATAGACTCCTTATAAGAATAGTTTGCCTGATCACCTTGAACTCTGCAATGGTCTCGAAGGCATCTTACCACGCCTCTATCGTGCAGATGACCCTACCATTCCCTATGTCGCTTCATGTAGAATGTTATTGATCGCTTCAATACGATGCAGGGCGCTTTTCATCAAGTGACACAACATTTGCAGTCGAAATAGCTACATGGGGTTGGTTGTGTTTCCATCGCAAAGTTCATGATTGCCTTGCCAGAGAAATAGCTACCTTTATTGCAATCTCATGTGAAGGGAGACATTTATGTTCTACATCATTCTCCGTTGCGAAAATCCTCCCTGAAGTTCCAGGCCTCAGCCGTATTGCAGGATGAAAGCGTGACAACTGACGAAAGGCCTGTGCTGTCCACGGCAGCCCCTGGCGCTTAGCACATATCATATCTACTTGTTGCTTATCACGCTTCTCCTATAATTCCTAATTTATTACGTGGATGGAGGACAGCCCGGGATTTTAGCCAGATGTGTGAGATTGAAACTACCTTAGTCTCTCGGGCGTTGAAAGGTCATTGGCTGATCCACCGTTGTTTCAGGAAGAATGAAACTTCGCACTTCAATATCTCGGGCATCCTTCATTTGATGTTGTTATTGGTACGCCGGCGAAATACCTGAGTTTTGCTGGTCCGTGGTTCGACCTTGGGCGATTTGACTCCAATTCTGTGACAGCTTCCGAGACTGCAATCAAATCAAGCATTCTCTGCGATAGGTACTTCATGGCATCCAGGGCTGATTGCGGTGTGCGCCGATGCACTGACATCGCTCAGCGCGTCCCTTCCCCCGACGAAGCTGGTCCGATGGACAGTATCCAGCTCGCGCTACATATATTACTCGGTTGATCGTCTCTTGTCCCGAGGCGGCGCTAGATGAAGTCTCCCTTGGATAAATATCTGATGGCGCCGTCAAATCTACAGTTAATCTATAGTCTGACACTAGCCAGCCCACAATCAACGATATCAACCAGAGGCAATCTGTGCCTGTTGCTCCACAATGGTTAATTATTAGACACTAGAGTGAACCGTGTCTCGCATCTCCCTTTATTATCAGACTTGAAGCCACTCGCGCTGTCGTTGCTGGCACTGCTTCTCACCCGCCGTTGCTCACGACCACTGTATAGGCCTTCTGGAAGGCTGTCCACTCgtttaattaattattaattatatattttttattctttttcaATTTCGAGACTGTGTCGTTCGTCCATTCTCTAGACTCACGTTCACTCTTTCCATTTATCCTTATACCCGCCCTAtacttccttcttcttgcagcCGGCCAGCAAAATGGCTCGAGGCATCTTAGGGAGGTCGCGCGCACCAGAGGCGATAGAGATCATTTCGAACCCGGGTTTGAAGTATTCCGACGCAATACCACGGACAGATCTGAGAGATGTCAAGAGCGTGGCCAACAACAGCCGCCCTGTAAACCGCGCCGTTGCGCAATGGAACTTTCAGCGCCCTAGGACAGCAGATGGACGTCAGCCGATCAAGAAGGGGCAAGGTGTCAATCCCGGTTTCGACTTTCAGATCGCCATACCTCCTGCGGAAGCAGTGCCTTTACCCAAGAGCCCTGATGACGATATAAATGCGAACATGATTGGCATAGCCTTAGGTAGCCCTCGCATGGCAGAACCGCAGCGTATACTCCCGCAAATGCAAGAACAGCCGCCCGTTTCGACTTCGGCGAGCCCCGAACAAGTCTCTCCCCAAACGAAAACCCTCAAGCGCAAACCGAGCAAATGGAGGAAGATTGGTGGATTGTTCAAGGCCAAGAATGCATTTCCAGCTACGGCCAATCAGCCATTCTATCAGCTTCGCTGTGCCGAGGAGTGGCCTCTACAGGAATCCACCCATTCAGTTGACTACAAACACCAACAGGAGGCTGCAAAATCGGAACCTGAGAACGCTACGCCTCAAAATCTTCCAAATTTAGAGAAATGGCCGTGTCTTGAGGGAAAGGATGAATCCAAATCCTGCGTTCAAAGCAGCTCGGAGACGGTTCCTCAAGAGTCAGTCAAGAATATTGACCTTGCATCTGGTACAAAGCTTCGCACTGCAGGACCTTTTCTGCAAATCGACATTCCTGATGTCCAGCTAGAAAGGTATAGCGTCATGTTTGGTGGTGTTTTGAATCAAAACACGCCCTCGTTGTTGAAGAGGCGGAGTAAGACATTGGAGGATGTGAGGATCCCAAAGCCAGATGTATGTATTCTGATTTGCTGTGCAACCATGTTTCTTCGACTGAAGCCGTGATTAGGCATCCATACCACCACCGGACTTTCAGTCACCTCGACGACGGGCGACATCGCCGCAGCCACGACTTCCCAGCTTCAATCTGTTCCCCACTCAAGCGCCTGTCAGTAAGGCGTCGAGGGTTCTGGGCTCTCAGAATATTCCAAGAGGCCCCAGCCCTTTGCATCGAAGCCAAACATCGCTCTCTGGAATAGGCCGACAGACACCTACAAATGATCCAAATCACGACCTACTGGTGGTGCAgagtccatccatcaagTCCCCAATGTTGCATCAAACCAAGGACTCCGTATCATCGACAGTGTCAATGGATTCAACCGAGGAACAGCGCCTTCTGCAGAAACTCAAACAGACGAAAATCTACGTGGACAAAGAGCAGGAGCCTGAATGGGAAATTATCAACAAGAAGCCGACAAGCAAGGGCCTAAGTCCACGTCCTAGCCCTATCCAGAACCCAACTCCCAGCCCAAGGCAGAGAACACCACCCTTGGCCCTAAAGATCAACACCCAAGTCTTGCCATCCACGACGTCCAGCATAAGCTCCGCCCCATCCCCCCACCTCTCACCCATCAACTCCGCCGCGCGCGACAAGCCCGAGCGCAACAGATCTCCCGTGGAAACTCTGTCCGCAGTCTTCCCCTTCTCGGCCACACGCATGCCCCTCAGCGACGATACCGAGGACATCGAAGCGAAGGAGGCCATGGACCCCATCCCTAAGGTTGAAGTCTCCATCGCGAGATCCGTCTCCGTCTCGCGAGGAAAGAAGCAGGTCATCGTACCCATCAGGCCAAGGGCGGGGAGACTGAATCCTAACGAGAGGCTCGTTGTCCGACAGGCGAAGACCCCACAGGTACGGGACGCGCAGCACGGCCACCGGCATGGAATTTCACAGGACGTGCGCATCGAAACTATCTAGTCCCCTGCAGGAGAATTCCGTCATTCTATTCCTTTGCTCGTGTCTCGGCACAAGCAGCTCatgtctttttcttctttgttcttGGTAACGATTTATCGTTTATTTACGTCCATTCAGCTTCTGCATTGCAGAGAGGCTCGATCTCTCGGCTACAGCCATTGTTTGCGTCGGCGGTGTTACGGCGATCTTTTCTTGTGGGCATGTTACCTGCGGGCAGTACAGGTGATAGGAAGGAACGCGGGCGTGAAGTATCTTAGGTATACTCTTTAAAATTTCACATATTACGAGTCAACGTTTTCATTTTAGGTTTTTTTCTCGCATCTATCATCTCGTCTATAATCTAGCAAAACAGTGCTATATTACCTCCCTGGCTCGTCCCGATACCACCGTGAGTAGTTATGCCTTCTCAGGATAATTCGACGACTCAGGTACACTCTGCGTCTCAGGCTTCAACTCTACCTCCACGTTCGATACCACCCACTGCATCCCCGGGTAGGTATCGCTGATAACCTTGACATTCACGCCCTTCCCGGTGGCAGTGGTATACTGCGCCAGGAAATCCTGCGGGAACTTGACAAGCGACCGCACGGTGAGCGCGCCATTCCGATAATTACTCCTGCCGGAGGGATTCTGGCTGGAGccagagccggagccggaaTTCGAACTCTGGTTCTTGTTATTCGCTGACCAGGACACGCGCTTCAGAGCAAGCAGCTCGCCGTCCTTGCCGTCTGCGGAGGCGCTGCAAACAATTAGGAAGTATCCCTCTGTTTGGGGCTTGGGGAAGCGAGGCGCGTAGACTCTGTGTTCGGCGTTTGTGGGCGGGTTGCGACGGCTCAGAGATACCGTAATACCGGTTGAGGAGACGTTCGCGACGGATACAGAGACTTGCGGTAGATACGAGGCGGCTTTGGTGAATTCTGCGGGAAGTTGGAGTTTGCGAGCAAGACCGGAGACGGAGGCTGTGGGAAGGGACGAGAGGGCAACGAGGGAGCCGGGGAGACCCTGCAGCTTGCTTGTGGGCTCGATGCCAGGAAGAATTGACAGCGCGTTGTCCTCGGGCCACCTTGCGGACTTGATGCTTTGGAGCAGGCTCACGAGCGTCTCGCAGGCGCGGACATACCCCAATTCAGCCATGATGTCGATAGAGGCTTGGATAATACGGATGCCTTGGTCCAGGACGGACGTCTGGTCACCGACGTAATCAGAAATGGGAAGATCGATTCGCGACATATACGCCTGCAGAAGTAGGAATGCCTTGACGTGTGGATCCCACAGTGGCAGGTCTCCCATGGACTCAACCGACAAGGGCAGATTGCGAGCTAACTCGGCGTTAATGAGATCTTCGTTGTGTCTGACAGGCAGCTCGTCGAATTCTGTGGCGGAACACAACCAGCTAAACACATCATGGAACGTGGGGTTAGGTTTCGCATGCGACATCAGATACCGGACAGTCTTGTGCGAGAGATAATAGTAACTCATGATCTTGCCAAACGGTGTTGAGTCGACCTCCCCAGTTGCCGAGTCAAACACAACACAAGATGACTCCGCCAGCTCGCCAAGGGACTTGTCGACTAAATCAATCATGAAGTCTTGAGCTATTGCCTGAGCAGCCATCGTATTATGTTCCTCCGCTGAAATCTCGAGCCCATAGTACGAAGGATTCTTGTGCAGTCTGCGAAAGAAAAATGTCCATGTCAAGTAGTCCAGAGCGTCTTGCTTTGTTGCGATTGTGCCGGCGGAAATTTCGGCGCCCAAATGATTGTCCAGAACCTTGTGCAGAGTAGACTCCACTGGAAAGCCAGTGTGCAGGAAATGCTTATAGAAAGCTTTCTTTGACTCTTGGGTAAAGATGCGTGCAATACCCGACGAATCGAACTGCGGACGTCCAGCACGGCCCAGCATTTGCAGAACGTCGGTCAAGTCCATGTCTTTGTAACCTTCAATTTTCGCGTCGAAGTACTGCGTGCCTTTGACCACCACAAGATGTGCCGGAAGGTTGACACCCCATGCGAGGGTACTTGTGGCCACGAGGATCTGAATTTTGTTGTTCGCGAAAAGTTCCTCCGCCAGTTGTCGGTCAGACTCCACTAAACCGGCATGGTGCAAGCCGATACCAAAGCTGAGTGCCTCGCGGAGCGCTTCGTCTTTGACTCTCGCGAGATTGAGTTGCAGATCCTCCTCCGACATACGCACAAAGCGACGCGGATTGTCTTCCATGCCGCAGTAGTTTATCAGGTCTTTCGCAGTCAGTCGAGTTTGTCTTCGCGATGCAACAAAGACGATCACAGGCTTCTCCGGAGAGTGGTTCTTGATTGCAAGGAACGTAGGACGATTCATAGACTGCATAAGCGGGCAGAAGCCACGCTGCTCAGGGAATCCATCAATGTAGATCTCCAAGGGTACTGGACGCACAGAGTGTCGAAAATTGAAGAGTCCCTCTTTGACGCCCAACCAGTTGGCCAGGTCAGTGGCGTTCGCGCAAGCCGTAGACATGCCCATCAGCCGAACAGAACCCTTGGATTGCGATGCAATATAGTTCATACGGGAcacgatgatctcaagaaTGGGGCCTCGATCACCGCCTAGCAGGTGAATTTCGTCGATGATGACCAAACTCACTTTCCGCACATAATCTCTGGTCTGCCAACTACGAGAAATACCGTCCCATTTCTCCGGAGTtgtgatgatgatatccGCGTCCCGGATGGTTCTCGTATCAGGAGTGTTGTCACCTGTCAATTCCACCAACTTCAGACCCATCGGTGCGGCGAGGCGCTTGCCCCAATCCATGACTCGCTCGCGGACGAGAGCTTTCATCGGCGCAATATACACTACCTTTGAGCCTGGTTTCTCCCTGAAAGCCCACCACATTGCCAGCTCACAGGCCACCGTCTTTCCACTTCCAGTTGGGGAACCGAGGAGAACATTGGCTGAAGTGTGGTACAGCAGATGGAAAATCTGTGTCTGCATTGGGTTGAAGAACTGGAACCGTTGACCGTAAAGTTCTTCCAGTATGGGGTTGTTAAGGGCAGAGATAGGTAGGGGCTGCAAATTAAGGAGATCCGTATACACGCTTTCCGTGTCTGGACGGATCAGATGCTGGAATGAGACGGGTGTCACTGTCTCGGCACCCAACCATCGATCAGAAATTGCACGAACGTAGATCTGGCTCGGTAAAGGGTCTGAGAGCGGAATAGTGAAGTTGAGCTCATGTTCATCATGCAACTTTTTCCGACTGAGAATGAAGTATTCATGGTGATAGATTTCCGAAGTTTCCGAGTTCTCGACCCAAATCCAGTATGCTTCCGAGGCTCCATGATGCCTGTCGTTCCAAGAGAACTCGGGATACAGGCTGAGCCGAATTCGCAAGACGTCCCGATTTAGAGGAGCAATCTCAGCCTCCACGCTGAGAGTAGGGAAATTGTCCAGTAATTTGGACAGCGTCTTTCCCATGCGCTGGTTATGGACAAGCTGGCCGATTTCGGCAACGTCCATTTCCCTCATCGACTCCAGTGATGAAGTAGGCAACTTCTCATCTAGATTCTTGAGGATTGGTTGGGGGAGATCGAACTGATGGAATGGGTGATCGAAAGGCCAGATCTGCTTCTCAATAGACTTGCAGAGTGACAGAAGCACCTGGCATTGATAGCCCCACCGGCGGTTTAACGCAATCATAAAGAGAGCACGGCAGATACGAGCGGCATTCTGCGCTACGTAGCCCATATCGGAAACCAGTGCAAAGTCCTCGAGCTTTGCGCGGGAGATGTACGACTGCAGAAGAATATTAGTCTTCGCGTGAGGAGAATCGTTGCCACCTTCGACTTCGGTCTGTATAGCTTCGTCACGAAGCCGGTCTAGCTCTTTCGACTCGTTCTCCCGAGCTTGGATATTATCAAATTCGCCACTCATACTGATCATCCGCAGGACATCTGCCTCACCAGCCCGAGGGCGCATCATCTCGTTGAAGATCTCAATACTTGTTTGCAAAACGTAATACTGACTCGCAATGCGACCAACGTCCTTTGCCCGCAGTTCCTCAGTTTTCTCATTAAATATAATCATCTGACTCTTTTGCAAGACGCGCGCAGCCTGAATGATCAGTTGGCGCCGCCGCTGCACCAGCATGGGGTCATCGCGTATCTCAGCAAAATCGATGCCGTAATTGCGCGGCTCGCGCAGCATGCGGACAAAGAGATATGAGTAACCAAGCCATTGCACACCCTCGGAAACAGAGGTGACCGTTCCAAGAGAGATCTCGGCGTTCAGGTTGTCCACAAGTCGACTGGAGAACCGAGATTCAATCGGTTGCTGCGCGGTCACTGCAGACAGGTAGTGATGCAGTTTATCGTGTGTGGTACAGATGAAGCCGATACCCGTATCCTGGAATTGAGGACGTCCAGCACGTCCAAAGATCTGCAGGACGTCAAGGATACCCAAGTCAACGAATTTACCTTCCTGTGGATTATACAGCTGCGTGCCTTTGATAACGACTGCAGCGGCGGGAAGGTTAACACCCCAGGCAAGAGTCGCAGTACAGCAAAGCACCTTGATCAAGCCCTCGGAGAACATACGCTCCATCAGGTTGCGGTCACTTCGAGTCATTCCAGCATGGTGTGTACCAAATCCGCTCGCGAACAAGTCCCTCAGCTCACGCGCCCGCGCATGTTTCATATCTCTGAGGGCATTGGAGTAGTTCTCGTGTTCATGGCAGCTGAAAAGGTCTTCGCAGCCATTCTCGACAGCCATTTGCCGCAGCATTCGAGCGGTTAGAACAGTGTCTTTCCTTGAATGCACAAAGACCATGACTTGATGCCCTCGTTCGAGCATCTCACGCACTTTCTCAAATGCGACGATGTCCAGATTTTCGCGGGATTGTTTCGAGCCTGGCTTTCCTTTCACACCAATGAAATGCTGTTCGAGAGGAACAGGTCTAAATGACGCATCAAAAAAGAACAGTCCAGCCATCTTGTTCACTTTCAGGAACTCGGCTACGTCGACATAGTTCGGCAGAGTAGCGGAAAGGCCAACTATACGAATGAGCGACTGGGTACTTTCAACCTGTCGTTGCGTCCGCGCAACTAGAGATTCTATGACGGCACCACGTTCATCGTGAAGCATGTGGACTTCATCGATGATCAAGAGGCGCACTTTCTGCACCAGCTCCGTGTCTCCTGTGCTCTTCCGGGTGACGACATCCCACTTTTCGGGAGTCGTGACGATAATCTGCGTTTCAACAATCTCGCGCTTCGTAAGCTGCATATCCCCAGTCAATTCTCTGACCCGAATACCAAGCCATGCAAGTCGTTTCCCGAGTTTCTCTGTGACCTCCGCGGCCAAGGCCTTCATCGGCGCCACATAGACAATCTTGAAGTCGTCCACCTGTACCGCAAACTCTATAGCATCCGGCTGTTCAATAGGGTTCGGCACTGTATTCTTGCCAATCGTATTAAGGATCGTCAGCATGGCAGCGTCGGTTTTACCAGCACCAGTTGGTGCACAAATAAGCATGTTTTCACTGGTTTTGTAAGCCACATCATAGAGCAGACTCTGCATTCGATTCAGAGTCTTGTAGCCCTTGAAGGTCCCCCGACACAGACCATCCAGTGACTTAATCTCAACCAACTTCTGCGACGACGCCAGCGTGCCGACCCTCGATGCCGGGATCTCAAACTCGGTATACCGCTGCTCGTCAATCTGCCTGCTACCTACAGGGAGCCCGTATCTCTTCCCACCCAGCGCAAGCGTATTTCTGGAATCGTGAGTCTTGAAGACATGCGGGTACCTGGGTTCAGATCTCGCCTGCGCAGGTAACAACGGCGCATGCTTATGCTCAAAGTCCTGCTGCCGCAACGCCTGTTCCCGTTCGGCCCTCGTTTGTAACTTTCCCGTCATGAGACCGTCCGTCTGGGCTTCCGTCTTTGAGGTCGTAGACGCAAGGATCTCCGCTCGGTGTCCGATCAATTCAATAACGAAGTCCAGATCGTCGAACCCAACGATTTCGGCCAGCGACATCTGCAGCTCGTCATCTCCGCTGTCGGTGGCTAGCGAAGCAGTGATCTGCTGGGCTAGCTCTTGCGCACTCATTCCGGGTTTCTGGAGGGTGATGGCCTGGCATCTCTGCTCCAGCCATGCTTGGTCGTAGAGAGAGGTTGATGGCGCCGGAGGGAGAGGTACGCCGTTGATGTCGTCTAGGTCATCGTTGGTTTCGTCATCGGAGCTGATAATATCCCAGATATCGTCTACGGTCCCTGGTGAAGAGTATTCATCGTCAAGGTCCAAATCTAAATCGCTTCCGTAGCTGAGCTGTTCGGTGGCGGGGTCCTTTGGGAGCTTCAACGCTGCAATCGCCTCGCGCATTGCTGTGAGCTGGGAGAGCCACTGCTCTGTAGGTCCTGTTCCGTCCATTTTGACTGGAATGTGAGGTCTAAATCTTCTATAAAAATAAAGTATTATCAGAACGGAAGAGGGTATACTCTGTAAGTCAAAGCAGAAACCTCCGgtgctgagattgagaaCTAGTGTCATAGCGCTGGCCTCAGATTAAGCCGCAAACCGCGATGGGCTTGGGTGTCGGCCTGGGGCATCCACAACCATCTGAGTGCGAAATTAGGAAAACATTGGTCACTGCATGAACATCCACAAAGAACCAGTCTACTAAATGAATCCGTCTACAGGCAGAATAGTAAAGCGTGCAAAGGGAGTTGATCTCTTCA
The Aspergillus fumigatus Af293 chromosome 4, whole genome shotgun sequence DNA segment above includes these coding regions:
- a CDS encoding RNA helicase SLH1, whose protein sequence is MTLVLNLSTGGFCFDLQSIPSSVLIILYFYRRFRPHIPVKMDGTGPTEQWLSQLTAMREAIAALKLPKDPATEQLSYGSDLDLDLDDEYSSPGTVDDIWDIISSDDETNDDLDDINGVPLPPAPSTSLYDQAWLEQRCQAITLQKPGMSAQELAQQITASLATDSGDDELQMSLAEIVGFDDLDFVIELIGHRAEILASTTSKTEAQTDGLMTGKLQTRAEREQALRQQDFEHKHAPLLPAQARSEPRYPHVFKTHDSRNTLALGGKRYGLPVGSRQIDEQRYTEFEIPASRVGTLASSQKLVEIKSLDGLCRGTFKGYKTLNRMQSLLYDVAYKTSENMLICAPTGAGKTDAAMLTILNTIGKNTVPNPIEQPDAIEFAVQVDDFKIVYVAPMKALAAEVTEKLGKRLAWLGIRVRELTGDMQLTKREIVETQIIVTTPEKWDVVTRKSTGDTELVQKVRLLIIDEVHMLHDERGAVIESLVARTQRQVESTQSLIRIVGLSATLPNYVDVAEFLKVNKMAGLFFFDASFRPVPLEQHFIGVKGKPGSKQSRENLDIVAFEKVREMLERGHQVMVFVHSRKDTVLTARMLRQMAVENGCEDLFSCHEHENYSNALRDMKHARARELRDLFASGFGTHHAGMTRSDRNLMERMFSEGLIKVLCCTATLAWGVNLPAAAVVIKGTQLYNPQEGKFVDLGILDVLQIFGRAGRPQFQDTGIGFICTTHDKLHHYLSAVTAQQPIESRFSSRLVDNLNAEISLGTVTSVSEGVQWLGYSYLFVRMLREPRNYGIDFAEIRDDPMLVQRRRQLIIQAARVLQKSQMIIFNEKTEELRAKDVGRIASQYYVLQTSIEIFNEMMRPRAGEADVLRMISMSGEFDNIQARENESKELDRLRDEAIQTEVEGGNDSPHAKTNILLQSYISRAKLEDFALVSDMGYVAQNAARICRALFMIALNRRWGYQCQVLLSLCKSIEKQIWPFDHPFHQFDLPQPILKNLDEKLPTSSLESMREMDVAEIGQLVHNQRMGKTLSKLLDNFPTLSVEAEIAPLNRDVLRIRLSLYPEFSWNDRHHGASEAYWIWVENSETSEIYHHEYFILSRKKLHDEHELNFTIPLSDPLPSQIYVRAISDRWLGAETVTPVSFQHLIRPDTESVYTDLLNLQPLPISALNNPILEELYGQRFQFFNPMQTQIFHLLYHTSANVLLGSPTGSGKTVACELAMWWAFREKPGSKVVYIAPMKALVRERVMDWGKRLAAPMGLKLVELTGDNTPDTRTIRDADIIITTPEKWDGISRSWQTRDYVRKVSLVIIDEIHLLGGDRGPILEIIVSRMNYIASQSKGSVRLMGMSTACANATDLANWLGVKEGLFNFRHSVRPVPLEIYIDGFPEQRGFCPLMQSMNRPTFLAIKNHSPEKPVIVFVASRRQTRLTAKDLINYCGMEDNPRRFVRMSEEDLQLNLARVKDEALREALSFGIGLHHAGLVESDRQLAEELFANNKIQILVATSTLAWGVNLPAHLVVVKGTQYFDAKIEGYKDMDLTDVLQMLGRAGRPQFDSSGIARIFTQESKKAFYKHFLHTGFPVESTLHKVLDNHLGAEISAGTIATKQDALDYLTWTFFFRRLHKNPSYYGLEISAEEHNTMAAQAIAQDFMIDLVDKSLGELAESSCVVFDSATGEVDSTPFGKIMSYYYLSHKTVRYLMSHAKPNPTFHDVFSWLCSATEFDELPVRHNEDLINAELARNLPLSVESMGDLPLWDPHVKAFLLLQAYMSRIDLPISDYVGDQTSVLDQGIRIIQASIDIMAELGYVRACETLVSLLQSIKSARWPEDNALSILPGIEPTSKLQGLPGSLVALSSLPTASVSGLARKLQLPAEFTKAASYLPQVSVSVANVSSTGITVSLSRRNPPTNAEHRVYAPRFPKPQTEGYFLIVCSASADGKDGELLALKRVSWSANNKNQSSNSGSGSGSSQNPSGRSNYRNGALTVRSLVKFPQDFLAQYTTATGKGVNVKVISDTYPGMQWVVSNVEVELKPETQSVPESSNYPEKA
- the pfy1 gene encoding profilin, with the translated sequence MGQHSAVWQGYVDSSLMGSGQFDKAAILSYDFSDVEAQSPTFQISKEEIAGLKAAFDKPGSAFETGFVVGGDKFVAIKADDRSLYGKKGKEGIVVVKAVSCVMVAHHGEAVQTTNAATVVENLVDYINNPR